From the Alkalibacter rhizosphaerae genome, one window contains:
- the dapA gene encoding 4-hydroxy-tetrahydrodipicolinate synthase, which yields MKGLFKGSGVAIVTPFKDGEIDFHRLEQLLEWHIQQGTDAIIICGTTGETPCTTDEEQEDLIAFAIEKVDHRVPVIAGTGSNSTYHAVAMSRFADEKGADGILVMNPYYNKGTQNGIVKHFQAVSDAVRCPIIVYNVPSRTGCNIEVETMVKLSQIENVKAVKEASGDIVQVAEIARLCGKDLAIYSGNDNQVVPILSLGGHGVISVSANIIPTDMSRMVHLYHEGKIKDSLELQLKMNGLNKALFLEANPIPVKAALQLMNMDTGELRMPLTPLEEKHLEVLKKEMTAYGLL from the coding sequence ATGAAAGGTTTGTTCAAAGGATCCGGTGTGGCCATCGTCACTCCCTTCAAGGATGGCGAGATCGATTTTCATCGTTTGGAACAGTTGTTGGAATGGCATATCCAGCAAGGAACAGATGCCATCATCATATGCGGTACTACAGGTGAAACCCCTTGCACCACTGATGAAGAGCAGGAGGATCTTATTGCTTTTGCCATCGAAAAGGTAGATCATCGAGTACCGGTCATCGCAGGAACAGGCAGCAACTCCACGTATCACGCAGTGGCCATGAGCCGCTTTGCCGATGAAAAGGGTGCAGACGGTATTCTAGTGATGAACCCCTACTACAACAAAGGCACCCAAAACGGCATCGTCAAACACTTTCAGGCAGTAAGCGATGCAGTTCGTTGCCCCATCATCGTCTACAACGTTCCAAGTCGCACTGGTTGCAACATCGAAGTGGAGACCATGGTGAAACTTTCACAGATCGAAAATGTCAAGGCTGTCAAAGAGGCCAGCGGCGACATTGTACAGGTAGCTGAGATCGCACGACTTTGCGGCAAGGATCTTGCCATCTATTCCGGCAACGACAATCAAGTGGTTCCCATTTTATCATTGGGTGGTCATGGTGTGATCAGTGTCAGCGCCAATATCATTCCAACAGACATGAGCCGCATGGTCCATCTTTATCATGAAGGAAAAATCAAAGACAGCCTGGAGCTTCAATTGAAAATGAATGGCTTGAACAAGGCTCTTTTCCTGGAAGCCAACCCGATCCCGGTCAAAGCTGCCCTGCAACTGATGAACATGGATACGGGAGAACTTCGGATGCCGTTGACTCCACTGGAAGAGAAGCATCTGGAGGTCCTAAAAAAAGAAATGACAGCATACGGACTGCTGTAG
- a CDS encoding aspartate-semialdehyde dehydrogenase: protein MKKYNVAVVGATGLVGQKVLEVLEEQNFPVDNLYPLASSRSAGKEVSFNGKNWVVEELTDTSFERDIHIAIFSAGGGTSLKYAPIAAKNNVVVVDNSSAWRMDPQVPLVVPEVNPEDLKNHKNIIANPNCSTIQAVVALKPLHEAYKIKRIVYSTYQAVSGSGVKGFKDLEEGVQGKVNQFYPHQIAYNCIPHIDVFLDNGYTKEEMKMIEETRKILHEPALAITATTVRVPVYYGHSESVNLEFENSFDLKDIRPLLENAPGIVVQDDVANNIYPLARNAEGKNEVFVGRIRRDESVSSGLNIWVVADNIRKGAATNAVQIAELLIQNNLISR from the coding sequence ATGAAAAAATACAACGTGGCCGTAGTCGGTGCCACCGGGTTGGTTGGGCAAAAAGTTTTGGAAGTATTGGAAGAACAAAATTTCCCAGTAGACAATCTCTATCCTTTAGCTTCCTCAAGATCTGCCGGAAAAGAAGTTTCTTTCAACGGCAAAAATTGGGTCGTAGAGGAATTGACGGATACTTCCTTTGAACGAGACATCCACATTGCCATTTTCTCCGCTGGCGGAGGAACCAGTTTGAAATATGCGCCCATCGCTGCAAAAAACAACGTGGTGGTCGTAGACAATTCATCTGCATGGCGAATGGACCCCCAAGTGCCCTTGGTGGTTCCAGAAGTCAACCCGGAAGATTTGAAGAATCATAAAAACATCATTGCCAATCCCAATTGCTCCACGATCCAAGCGGTAGTGGCACTTAAGCCCCTTCATGAAGCATATAAGATCAAGCGCATCGTTTATTCCACCTATCAGGCAGTTTCTGGTTCGGGTGTAAAAGGGTTTAAGGACTTGGAAGAAGGGGTACAAGGCAAGGTGAACCAGTTTTATCCCCATCAAATTGCTTACAATTGCATCCCCCACATTGATGTGTTTCTTGATAACGGATATACAAAAGAAGAAATGAAAATGATCGAAGAAACAAGGAAGATCCTACACGAACCCGCCCTGGCCATCACTGCAACGACGGTACGTGTTCCCGTATATTACGGACACAGTGAAAGTGTGAATCTGGAGTTTGAAAATTCCTTTGATCTGAAAGATATCCGTCCCTTGTTGGAAAATGCTCCAGGTATTGTGGTCCAGGACGACGTTGCCAACAATATTTATCCCCTTGCTCGAAATGCAGAAGGCAAAAACGAAGTTTTTGTCGGAAGGATCCGACGGGATGAAAGCGTCTCCTCAGGGTTGAACATTTGGGTCGTTGCAGACAACATTCGAAAAGGAGCTGCAACCAATGCAGTACAAATAGCTGAGCTTCTGATTCAAAATAATCTAATAAGCAGGTGA
- a CDS encoding M20 metallopeptidase family protein yields the protein MIVRSEIKKLKEQAIQIRRMLHAIPEEGFREIQTGKKIREILHSLGWDTKIIADTGISCLIPGENTHKTIAFRADMDGLSISEQTNVDFASSHPNMMHACGHDGHMTMLLLFAAYLKQENIKPKNNILLLFQPAEEGPGGAKTIVDEGILKSNNVEKIFGCHIMPDLEEGAIATRKGPMMAQTGEIYIEITGESAHGAAPHQGVDAIVAAAQLILALQTIVSRNVDPINTALITIGTMTGGERVNVIAGNVRLGGTMRAYEETTYDHMKMRVIQVTEGIAQATGCKIQVRFIDMYPPVSNPKDMFEMFTGLLGSDEWQEAKPLMIAEDFSFYQKEVPGLFFYLGSKNEKKGFIHGLHDSRFNFDESILLHGVEVYARILDEEGVSR from the coding sequence ATGATAGTAAGATCCGAAATTAAAAAACTAAAAGAGCAGGCCATCCAGATCCGCCGGATGCTGCACGCCATCCCGGAAGAAGGATTCCGAGAAATACAAACTGGTAAAAAAATCCGGGAGATTCTTCATTCTTTGGGGTGGGATACAAAAATAATTGCCGATACCGGTATCAGTTGTTTGATACCAGGTGAGAATACACATAAGACCATAGCTTTTCGTGCCGATATGGACGGTTTGTCCATTTCAGAACAGACAAATGTGGATTTTGCCAGCTCTCATCCAAATATGATGCACGCCTGCGGCCATGACGGACATATGACCATGCTGTTGCTCTTCGCAGCTTATCTGAAGCAAGAAAACATCAAGCCTAAAAACAACATACTTCTGCTTTTCCAACCAGCGGAGGAAGGTCCGGGTGGGGCCAAAACCATTGTTGATGAAGGGATCCTTAAAAGCAATAATGTGGAAAAGATATTCGGCTGCCATATCATGCCCGATCTGGAAGAAGGGGCGATCGCTACGAGGAAAGGTCCCATGATGGCCCAAACCGGGGAAATATATATTGAGATAACCGGGGAAAGCGCCCACGGTGCAGCACCTCATCAGGGTGTGGATGCCATCGTAGCAGCAGCCCAATTGATTCTAGCGTTGCAGACCATTGTCAGCCGAAACGTGGACCCTATCAATACGGCCTTGATCACTATTGGAACAATGACAGGCGGAGAGCGGGTCAATGTCATAGCAGGCAATGTCCGTCTGGGTGGAACCATGCGGGCATATGAAGAAACCACCTATGATCATATGAAAATGCGGGTAATTCAGGTGACCGAAGGAATTGCTCAGGCAACTGGATGCAAGATCCAAGTTCGTTTTATCGACATGTACCCACCAGTTTCCAACCCGAAAGACATGTTTGAGATGTTCACCGGATTATTGGGTTCTGATGAATGGCAGGAAGCCAAACCATTGATGATTGCAGAAGATTTTTCCTTCTATCAGAAAGAAGTGCCGGGGTTGTTCTTTTATCTTGGATCGAAAAATGAAAAAAAAGGGTTTATCCATGGTCTTCATGACAGCCGGTTCAACTTTGATGAGTCTATTCTTCTCCATGGGGTGGAAGTATATGCAAGGATCTTGGACGAGGAGGGTGTTTCTAGGTGA
- a CDS encoding class I SAM-dependent DNA methyltransferase has translation MYDKLAAVYDRFMLEDVDYKAYASWINEILSKRIGKRKNLLEVGCGTGNITMEMHDLGYEVTGLDISEEMLVEADNKAFAAGADIQWIQGDISRLSLPARFDAVISTMDTFNYLLEEKALKEALHKVYESLRPGGTFIFDVNTPYRLETVYGNNSFHYLGDDVCYIWECHYDQVLDICSYDIAFFVQDTGDRYQRFDEYHEQRSYSQEHLSKWLEDAGFMDVEILDFATKETPKSISEKILLVAQKRG, from the coding sequence ATGTATGATAAATTGGCAGCAGTATACGATCGATTCATGTTGGAGGATGTGGATTACAAGGCATATGCCTCCTGGATCAACGAAATTCTCTCAAAGCGAATCGGGAAGCGAAAAAACCTCCTGGAAGTGGGTTGCGGAACTGGAAACATCACCATGGAAATGCACGATCTGGGGTATGAAGTGACCGGTCTGGATATTTCCGAGGAGATGCTTGTAGAAGCGGACAACAAAGCTTTTGCGGCAGGAGCAGATATTCAATGGATCCAGGGAGACATTTCCCGGCTTTCATTGCCAGCCCGATTTGACGCCGTTATTTCCACCATGGACACCTTCAACTACCTACTGGAAGAAAAAGCGTTGAAAGAAGCGTTGCATAAGGTTTATGAAAGCTTGAGACCGGGTGGCACATTCATCTTTGATGTGAACACTCCCTATCGACTGGAAACGGTATACGGTAATAATTCTTTCCACTACTTGGGAGATGACGTTTGTTACATTTGGGAGTGTCATTACGATCAGGTACTGGACATCTGCAGTTACGACATTGCATTCTTTGTTCAGGACACGGGGGATCGATACCAGCGTTTTGACGAGTATCATGAGCAAAGATCCTATTCACAGGAGCATTTGTCCAAATGGCTTGAAGATGCAGGGTTTATGGATGTGGAGATCCTTGATTTTGCAACAAAGGAAACGCCGAAGAGCATATCGGAAAAAATCCTTCTGGTCGCCCAAAAGAGGGGATGA
- a CDS encoding cold-shock protein, with product MTNGTVKWFNAEKGYGFLSTEEGSDVFVHFSAIQMDGYKSLKEGQEVSFEIVEGEKGPQAADVSVLE from the coding sequence ATGACTAACGGTACTGTAAAATGGTTCAATGCTGAAAAGGGTTATGGTTTCTTGTCTACGGAGGAAGGCAGCGATGTATTTGTACACTTTTCCGCGATCCAAATGGATGGTTACAAATCCTTGAAAGAAGGACAAGAAGTAAGTTTTGAAATCGTTGAAGGCGAAAAAGGCCCTCAAGCAGCTGATGTTAGCGTTTTAGAATAA
- the hslO gene encoding Hsp33 family molecular chaperone HslO, with translation MDKIVQYRVKGIEAQVIAVNSLEAVKEMQKIHQASYTATAAAGRVLSALAMMTMALKNPADKISIQITVDGPIKGIVATARENGDVKMDIYQPLIYLPLKDNGKLDVSGAVGKGTLTVVKDMGMKTPYTGTVPLVSGEIAEDFTYYFAASEQTPSVVALGVLIDSQDVVLASGGFMIQLLPGASEETISYLEKRVGELDSVTTMLGKGFDTDEMITSIFEGKEMETISEKPLQYKCDCSRERIRSGLSLLKKDDLQAMISEDDGAEVLCHFCNSKYHFDRDELGKILDAK, from the coding sequence ATGGACAAGATCGTTCAATATAGAGTCAAAGGGATCGAGGCGCAAGTAATAGCTGTGAACAGTTTGGAGGCTGTCAAAGAGATGCAAAAGATCCACCAGGCATCGTATACGGCCACAGCGGCTGCTGGCAGAGTGTTGAGTGCACTAGCCATGATGACCATGGCATTGAAGAATCCGGCAGACAAAATCAGCATTCAAATCACGGTGGATGGACCTATTAAAGGGATCGTCGCCACTGCCCGGGAAAACGGGGATGTAAAGATGGATATTTATCAACCACTGATCTACCTGCCATTAAAAGACAACGGGAAACTGGATGTGTCGGGAGCCGTGGGGAAAGGAACGTTGACCGTGGTAAAGGACATGGGCATGAAGACTCCCTACACGGGTACGGTACCCTTGGTCAGCGGTGAGATCGCAGAGGATTTCACCTATTATTTTGCCGCTTCCGAACAAACGCCTTCCGTTGTGGCTCTGGGGGTTCTCATTGACTCCCAGGACGTGGTTTTGGCATCCGGAGGCTTCATGATCCAACTGCTGCCAGGTGCGTCGGAAGAGACCATTTCTTATCTTGAAAAGCGGGTCGGTGAATTGGACAGCGTCACAACCATGTTGGGAAAAGGATTTGATACGGATGAAATGATCACTTCCATTTTTGAAGGTAAAGAAATGGAAACAATATCTGAAAAACCTCTACAGTACAAATGTGATTGCAGCAGAGAACGTATTCGATCAGGATTGTCCTTGCTGAAAAAAGATGATCTGCAGGCTATGATCTCTGAAGACGACGGTGCGGAAGTCCTCTGCCATTTTTGCAATTCCAAGTATCATTTTGACCGGGACGAGCTGGGAAAAATTTTGGATGCAAAATAA
- a CDS encoding helix-turn-helix domain-containing protein, which translates to MAIKVYLDEILRERNMTSKELCSLVGITEANLSILRSGKAKGVRFHTINRICFYLKCDVGDLLKFDGELEDNNDES; encoded by the coding sequence ATGGCGATCAAAGTGTATCTCGATGAGATCTTGAGGGAAAGAAACATGACGTCGAAAGAACTTTGTTCCCTGGTGGGGATCACGGAAGCAAATCTTTCCATTTTACGGAGTGGAAAGGCGAAAGGCGTTCGTTTTCATACGATCAACCGCATTTGCTTCTATCTGAAGTGCGATGTAGGGGATCTTTTGAAATTTGATGGTGAATTGGAGGATAACAATGATGAATCTTAA
- the hisF gene encoding imidazole glycerol phosphate synthase subunit HisF → MKKVRIMPCLDMKDGRVVKGVHFVDLQDAGDPVEIAKAYNDNGADELAFLDIAATIENRKTTLEVVRKISEVISIPFTVGGGIGSVEDAKMVLSAGADRVSLSSAAFRRPDLINKLSETFGSDKVVVAIDVDINDTMPSGYEVFVDGGNTATGKDAVEWAIEAERRGAGYLLPTSKARDGAKNGYDIPLLMGIKERTTLPVIASGGAGKMEHFLEAVEEGKADILLAASVFHFGEIKIDELKRYLNDHGVETP, encoded by the coding sequence ATGAAAAAAGTGCGAATCATGCCGTGTTTGGATATGAAGGATGGAAGAGTCGTCAAGGGAGTTCATTTTGTCGACTTGCAGGATGCTGGTGATCCGGTGGAGATCGCAAAAGCCTACAACGACAATGGGGCAGATGAACTGGCTTTCCTCGATATTGCTGCTACCATCGAAAACCGCAAAACGACGTTGGAAGTAGTACGAAAGATCTCGGAAGTCATTTCCATCCCATTTACGGTGGGAGGAGGTATTGGTTCTGTAGAGGATGCCAAAATGGTACTTAGTGCCGGAGCAGATCGTGTCTCTCTCAGCAGTGCGGCATTTCGACGACCGGACCTGATCAACAAGTTGTCGGAAACATTTGGTTCTGACAAAGTGGTCGTGGCCATTGATGTAGATATCAACGATACCATGCCTTCCGGCTATGAAGTATTTGTAGACGGTGGCAATACGGCGACCGGAAAAGATGCAGTGGAATGGGCCATAGAAGCGGAAAGGCGTGGCGCAGGGTATCTCCTGCCAACAAGTAAAGCCAGAGACGGTGCCAAAAACGGATACGATATCCCACTGCTCATGGGGATCAAAGAACGCACTACCCTACCAGTCATTGCATCGGGCGGAGCGGGTAAAATGGAACATTTTTTGGAAGCCGTAGAGGAAGGCAAGGCAGATATTTTGCTGGCCGCTTCCGTATTCCACTTTGGAGAGATCAAAATCGATGAATTGAAAAGATACTTAAATGATCATGGAGTGGAAACTCCTTAA
- a CDS encoding TetR/AcrR family transcriptional regulator, whose amino-acid sequence MKKEQILKTSIEILAERGYANTTTRMISEKAGIAVGSIYTHFKSKEAILDEIFLSEYEKRATYLKSLKKIQGRQIDKFDRFLDFHFMELDINRDLMMVLARESGNPELQDLDGVQKFVHQLPDFFKTILDEAIEIGEIRPLNTTLTGKIIFSTIRGTVFDSVIRTKDLDLDDIKKELQAFIKNAIQI is encoded by the coding sequence ATGAAAAAAGAACAGATCCTCAAAACGTCCATAGAGATCCTTGCAGAAAGAGGATACGCAAATACAACGACGAGAATGATCTCCGAAAAGGCCGGTATAGCCGTGGGGAGCATATATACACACTTTAAAAGCAAGGAAGCTATTTTGGATGAGATTTTTTTAAGTGAATACGAAAAACGCGCTACTTATCTAAAATCCTTAAAGAAAATCCAAGGCAGGCAAATCGACAAGTTTGACCGATTTTTGGACTTTCATTTCATGGAGTTGGACATCAACAGGGATTTGATGATGGTCCTTGCCAGGGAAAGCGGGAATCCGGAGCTTCAAGATTTGGATGGAGTACAAAAGTTTGTGCACCAATTACCGGATTTTTTCAAAACAATATTGGACGAAGCCATAGAAATCGGCGAAATTCGACCCTTGAATACGACATTGACGGGAAAGATCATTTTCAGCACCATTCGGGGTACTGTTTTTGACAGTGTCATTCGAACCAAGGATCTGGATCTTGATGATATAAAAAAAGAGCTGCAGGCATTTATAAAAAATGCCATACAAATTTAA
- a CDS encoding cupin domain-containing protein, with the protein MKIVRMNEIEGKINMRGVLAKELIDHETTRVMNLIMKPGEAVPAHEVPVDVFFYVVSGKGTIQIGEEKAVVEATDIVLCPPNTIMALWADQDEDFVVLNVKTPNMK; encoded by the coding sequence ATGAAAATAGTTAGAATGAATGAGATCGAAGGAAAAATCAATATGAGAGGTGTTCTCGCCAAGGAATTGATCGATCATGAAACCACAAGAGTGATGAATTTGATCATGAAACCAGGCGAAGCCGTACCGGCCCATGAGGTACCGGTAGATGTGTTTTTCTACGTGGTTTCCGGGAAAGGGACCATTCAAATCGGTGAAGAAAAAGCAGTGGTGGAAGCAACAGACATCGTTCTTTGTCCTCCAAATACCATCATGGCTTTGTGGGCGGATCAAGACGAGGACTTTGTTGTTCTCAATGTGAAAACACCAAATATGAAATAG
- a CDS encoding OsmC family protein gives MNIQIKWTGKQNFEGIAADGQTVSISPNKDQEGTITPPDLLLMSLGSCTGLFLLPAAKAMNVSMEDFEITVKGVKAETPPKLFDKIKIHVAFKGNMSEDQAEEILKRSHEKCFVLTSLNPNIEIESTIEVKQ, from the coding sequence ATGAATATACAAATCAAATGGACTGGAAAACAGAATTTCGAAGGAATAGCGGCAGACGGCCAAACCGTTTCCATCAGCCCGAACAAAGACCAGGAAGGCACCATCACCCCTCCGGATCTCTTGTTGATGAGCCTGGGGAGTTGTACCGGATTGTTTTTGTTGCCGGCGGCAAAAGCCATGAACGTAAGCATGGAAGATTTTGAAATTACCGTGAAAGGGGTAAAAGCGGAAACGCCACCCAAATTGTTCGATAAGATCAAAATCCACGTTGCTTTCAAGGGGAACATGTCAGAAGATCAGGCAGAAGAGATTCTGAAAAGATCCCATGAAAAGTGCTTTGTGCTCACCAGTTTAAATCCGAATATAGAGATCGAAAGTACGATCGAAGTCAAGCAATAA